The genomic DNA GTGCAGTGAAGGAGGAGCTGAAGTACTGGCAGAAGCTCCGGCATGACTTGGAGCGGGCTCGACTGCTCATCGAGCTCATCCGAAAGAGGGAAAAGCTCAAACGGGAGCAGGTAAGGAGTTCTGGCTGTCAAGTTCCTCCTCTTAACTTCAGTCCCATGCAagctctctgtgctgcagaaggCACAGGAAGAGCATGACAGTTTTTCTTGagtcttttcctcttttcagagGTTCTGGTTGTTGGGTGTGCAGAGCCACCTCTCCCTGTGCCAGTCACAGGTTTGCACTGTGCAGCCTCTGCCCTCAGAACCAGGGCTCAGCTGCAGAGTGCtgacaaaatatatttgcatcATTAATAGTGGATTTGATTCCTGACCTACAGAACCCTTTCTATTTCTGGGCATGGACCAGGTGTTTTGCAGAGTAGAATTAGGTCTCTTTCATGATTATTTCAGGAGTTTGGTAACACCTTCTCCAGGGAGAAGTATAAATCACAATTcagctctttatttcttaagctaaaaattcctatttttcctCTAAGGacatttttagaagaaaaagttTTAAGATGGAGACCATTTACTAATTTTTCCAATTTCTCCTTTGACCTGTGTGTACATTTCTAAAGTCTTACCAGTTGCTTCCTTCCACTGCTTGCCAACCTTGCCTGTCTTTGCTGTCCTTATCTTGTTGGTTGCTGCACCCACAGCTGTGCTCTCTGGCTGGAGTATcctccaggacagctccaggaaatgcTCATTGGGCACACACTGAGCCTTTACACGTCCTCAGGCCTTGCCTGGGTGCTTTCAGGCTGTCTGCAGGGAGAGAAAGCAGCATACTCTGATCACAGCTCCTCTAAGAGCAATTTTTTTATGGCCAGAAACTACCCACAGCTTTTCTAGAGTCCTCTTGATGGTTCATTTACTGCATTGTCCTTTATTTACATCAGTGGCTCAGCCCTCATTGATGTGTGAACATATTTTAGGTAGcaagataaaaaaacccaaaaataattCTTGGGCTTAGTTTGTTTTTGATATCTTGGTATAACCCTATCACAGCTGGCTAAATGCATAGAAGCTTATGGGAACtatgctttttaaaaggataaaaTACCAGAGAAAAGTGTATCTAGTTGGGCTCTATCCCAGCCCAGTTTTTAGGTGAATGCAGAAGGATGCTCCAGAATTGTGCATCtctgtttggcttttttcctgTTCCAGGGGAAAAGTGTGGTCTTTGTCTATATTCATTCTCTTATTGATGCTGTCTTGTTGCTGAGCACATCAAATACAGTTTGCTTTGTGTAAACAGACTTGCTTACCTTTGTTATTGAAGTGTTGATTTAATGACATAACGAGTGATTATAGGATCAAAGAAATGACAATGTTAAAGGacaaattaaatacttttatcTTGTTCCAGTCTTCTTTGAATAGATTTTCTGTGCAAGAGATTTTCAGTGCTACATCTTGTTTGCATGAAATCAAACAGTATTAGAGACTTCCTAAAGGATAGAAGGACCTTTATTAGGAATTTACAGACATCTAAATACTCTTGTTCAGTTTCTGCCTTGAAGTCTGAGAGCTTATgttttaaactttgtttttgTTCTCTAGTCTAATTATGGATGTTTTTGTTCATATAAATGCCTGcatagttttaatttttatataattgCTAATTGGCATAATATGGAGTTCTCCAGGATAATTTACCATGTGTGAAATgcctgttttcatttttaattgtaGTATCCTTTGATTTCCTGGGGTTTCCTCTTGTTTTGACTTTATGAGATTGAATAAACAGGAGTTCCCCATGTAAAAGGATTGGACTGGGCAATGTACATGGAAAGTACAAGGTGTTTGCCAGAAGTTCTACAGCAATGCTGGCCTGATGTTCTGGAGGGAGACACCACCCACAGATCCTACCCTCAGTGAGTGTCCTCACTGTGTTCCTGTTGCCAGGTCAAGGTGCAGCAGGCTGCCATGGAGCTGCAGCTAACCCCTTTCAATGTCCTGCTCCGCACAACCCTGGAcctgctgcaggagaaggaTGCTGCCCAGATCTTCACAGAGCCTGTTAACCTGAACGAGGCAAGTCTCTTTCCTAGAGGTGTTTAATGGGTTGTAGATGAGATATTGCTGGGCAGAAGCACAAACCACCTTGTCCCAAGCCGCTGGTGGACTAAAAACTGTCTAAAAAAGGACTCATGATGTGTGTATCCTTCCAGGCCAAAAAAAGGGtattttcttctggaagttTAGCACATCTTGGATGAGTAATGTTTTGTTGAGCCAGGGTGTGTCTGCCTTGCCTGGGTGGCACAGAAATGAACATCTGTTGCTGCTCCTTGCCTGTGGAAAGGATATTAAGAGTGCTTGTGATGGGTGCGCTCTGGTTGGCTAGTAAATGGTTTTTGTAATTGTACAGGTTTTATATGTTTAGGTTCCAGATTACCTGGAATTCATTTCCAACCCAATGGATTTTTCCACCATGAGGCGGAAGCTGGAGTCCCACCTGTACCGAACCTTGGATGAGTTTGAGGAAGACTTTAACCTTATAGTTGCCAACTGCATGAGGTATAATGCTAAAGACACGATTTTCCACCGAGCAGCTGTCCGGCTCCGGGACCTTGGGGGAGCGATTTTGCGTCATGCGCGGCGCCAGGCCGACAGCATCGGCTTTGACACTGGCGTGGGGATTCACCTGCCTGAGTCGCCCAAGCCCCATGACTTTTACCGCTTTTCCTGGGAGGATGGTGAGTAAtgattaatgtttttttccccctcaggcAGATCATAGCTTTAGTTCTGAGCACATCGTTCAGCCTGCATGGAAATTGTAGCCATTCTGCATAGAGAATTTGCCTGTCCATCTGTTGACCTAGGGACATGAAAACCTCCTTTAAAACCCCAGAGAGTGGGATTCCAGATGAGCTGGGCACTCTGAGCTAGGTGCAGCTTAACTCCAGCTCTTCTAGTGCATGTCTGTGTTGGCAGAGTCTTGTAATCTGCCCTTGCTCTTTGATTTGTACCAGGAGTGTTGTACAAACTCACTATTTTAAAGAGCAGTGCAAAGGGTGGGAATTTTTTGCTCTGGGGAAAGCTCATACATTTCACTGTAAACTGGCAAGATGTACGGCAGCTGGGTTAGATAGAGCACTGAGGGCTTAAAGAGGATGATGAGGGGTGAAGGTACTGGGGACCTAAGCAATCCTTCTAGCTGAGACTTTCCATTCCCAATACAACCCCATCCATTCCCACAGCCCTCTTGAGATGCAGCTCCAAATCATTCATTGAATAACTTGGCTAAACTTAGTACAGCCATCGAGCACACAGAGCTTGCAGTGTGCCATCTGGTTCCTAAATGTTGAAGCCCTCTTGCGTGCAGATGGACAGTCACTATGAAATTTGTGTAGGTGTTCAGCTATCTGTCCTGCTCCAGTGGATGCCAGCCCTCCAGCTGAGCCAGAGGAATGGCAAATATGTTACATTTTGGCCACTTATCTTTGTGGTCTGAGTTTGGCATTTAATCTGCCAATGAAATAGGTTTCTGACAAGGGCCTAGACCACAAGCTGTTCTGTGTGGGGTGCAGAAATGTCCTTTCACTGTTGCCCCGGGGCAGTAACAGGAATTGAGGGACAGTGCAAGTTGAATCAGCTGCTTTTTATCCAAAGGAAGGAAGTCCAAGCTCTAAGATTGTTGACTGCTAAATCCCCAGGCTAAAGTGATTGATTCATGGACAGCATCAAAGGGAATGAGGCCTGGCACTGGCCCCAGATGCTTCTCCAAGAAGCTTTACTCCTTCCCTTCACTGTTCCCATCTCTTATGCTGCAGTGGATAACATCCTGGTCCCGGAGAACCGGGCTCACCTGTCCCTGGAGGCACAactgaaggagctgctggagaagctggacACGGTGAGCACCATGCGCTCCAGCGGTGCCCGGACGCGGCGTATCCGGCTCCTGCGGCGCGAGATCAACTCCATCCGCCACAAActggcccagcagcagagcaaggCCCTGCCCAACGGGGACACTGTGCCACGGGAGGGGCTGGAGACAACATCCAGGGAAGGGGATGAGGAAGGGGAGAAAGGTGAGCAGCAGGATTTTGATTCCAGGTCTCTAGCACTTGTCAGCAGTCAAAACCTGCTTTTTCTCCTGTGACTTTAGTGAAAGATGGAAACGGCTGTTGATAGTTTTGGGAATGACTCTCGCTAAAATGTTCAAGCAGATTCTTTATTCCTTTAGGAGATGGTGCCAAGCTCCCACACCCTCCAACCCTGGAGCCCACAGGACCAGCACCCAACCTCTCAGAGCTGGACTCTCTGCAGGACCCTCCAACACTCAAACCCATCAGTGAAAGCAGGTCCTTGAACCAGCTGCAGAGGAGGATGGTGTCGGACAGGGAGCTCTTTGACAAGAAGGCTCTGCAACACGAGAGCCAGGCTTTCCAGCGCCTGCTGTCCAACAACAGCCTCAACGGCCTGGCTCTGCCCCCTGCagacagccctgccagccctgccctcagCAGCGTGGGCCGGCGGACATCtgtcctttttaaaaaagccaagAATGGcatgaagctgcagaggggtcTGGAGTGCTCCCCGGAGAATGGGGAAGAGCACAGGCAGGGCGGGCAGGGCTCACCCTCCTGCCCCGATGGGGAGCGACAGGCACGGAAACGGCCCCAGAGCAGgacctgcagtgacagcagtggaGAGAAATCACCCAGGCAGGCAGCACAGAGAGGTGAGGAAAGGCTGCATGTGACACTCAGGGCCGGTTGACATGGTGTTGTTGGATCCTAGGTTGTACTCGATGATCCCAGAGGTCTTTTGTAAacgattctgtgattctgttgttgctctattgggaacagcgagaagaatgacacagactctcttgtgagttgaacaggagagttcttccttttctcttcttttaaggtttattacctcagatcttcttttataggcCGATacatgaaagtacagaaaagtaaaactcttactggttagtaaactaacacatcaccatcattggtcagtggtgtacaccacccctcgaccttctcttgcaagaaaacaagaaactcaCAATCAGCACCTACAAagctgtcttctatctctgaggattgttttaatttctccttatgatttcccaggccactttctcaagcaagactgagaaagttgtgcggcctgctattccacaggcactgtgctccctgcttcatagttagcatccatattCTGTAATTCCTTGGgattccttttccttctggaagCTGTGAGATGGGGCTGAGGAAGGGGAAATCCTGGAGCTGAGTGAAAACTTTTACATCCAAACTACACACCCAGAACAGACTTTATACTTAGGGGAAAGCACAGTCCTCATAACCAGATGGTTTCACAGCCTGGTGAAAGCTGTTTATAAACAGGGCAGCCATGTCTATAATGAGCTGCACTTCTCCATTGACTGTACATGTTGTTTTTGGTATCGTAGCTCATCTCCAGTCACCTCCATTTTAGAATTTAAAGGTACCAAGATGAAGCCCAAGCAGTCGCCAGTAATTCTCCTATTTGCCAGGCTGCTGTAAGAGGGagttttcagttattttatACGGCAAGCCAATGTGCACAGCAGCTCAGAGAGCTGTTGAGTGCCTGGCTGGAGAGCTCTTGAGAGCCTGTGGGCTGAGGCATTGGCATTCCTGCCCTTGTGGAAGAGTTTGTGTTGGCTTGGTCACTCCTAGGAGCAAGAGTTTCCTGCTGAAGAAATGATGCTTTTGATTGGAAGTGTTCACACTGTGGAGTAACTTAAATACTACTTTGAAATCATTTTTGgagtttaaataaaattagtgGGAATACCAAGCAGGTTCCTTTTCAAATTAGATCTGCAAACGAGAATAAGGAGCTGAGATGAAATTTGGAAAgacagaagaggaaaggaacATCTGAGCGACATCActctaatttctttttaattgtgTGAACAGCCATTGTGGGACAGTTCCCATCTGGAAGGTTTGACTTAGCCTACACCTGAAATACCATCTTATAGTTATTTGGCTATCATAAAGTTGCAAGAATATTGAGTCTGGGAGAAAGGCAATGGAATGTGGGGATTGACTTGCCAGGACAGGTTAAGGGAAATGCAGATGACTTCTCCAAAGAGTGGAGGGACTCAACATCATCATCTCTTGGtaattaaagcagaaaattgtCATCCACACTGGGTAGAGGTCAGAATGAGAggctgaaatttaaaaaaggaaaaataaaggcaggGTGCTGGAAAATCACTGATAATAGGCAGTGGCATTTCTCCTCTGCTAAAGCACAGCTGGCTTTTTTCTGAGTTGCACCACTGCTTCTGTGATTCAGCTCCATCTCCTTCCACAATTTCAAACACAATTAATTTGTCCTAACTGGAGGGAACATCTGGTGTGATGAATCTGTGTTATTGAAGAAGCAGGTCAGTGTGAGGGGGATTTTCACAACAAGGTGTTTCCCAGGAATGTGCTCTTTGTGACAATCCCATATTTACAGCTAGAAAAAACAAGAGAGGCTTTGCCATGAATTTGCCCTTTGTGTGGCTGTTGGACTTGTGAGCCCATGGGAGTGTGGGGGTGCTTGGTCTATGGACTGGGGGAAGGCCATGGTCACCTGGCTTCTTGTGCCTGCTCTGGCCTTGGGGCTGCTCTCATGCCTTGTCACTCTCATTTGTCTCCTTGGCAGGAGTGACCAATGGTTTTGCAAAACATGCAGGGAGTGGCTCTGACTCGGagtgcagctctgccctgggcagtgggCTGGTGTTTGAAGCCTGCAGGTAAGTGCCCCaggcagaactgttccctggaACACCTTCTGTGTCTGGATTAATCTCTCTGATTCTGTTCTTTGACTTCTTAGTTCCAAACCCAGCCCAGACTGTTGCTACTTATGTGTTGActctaaaaaacaaaaagctgttttcatCCTGTCCTCTTAAGCTGCAGGTCCCAAAAGCAGTGTTTGATTTTTCAAGCATTTTGTGCAAGTGTTCGATTTTCTCAAGCAAGTGGGTGTGTGTTACACTGTTCTTTCTCAGTGCATGCACATCCTCTCTGCTGATGCAGTTCTTGAGATCCAAAACTTGGAAAAACTTGAATTCTAATTTTCAATTCAGCACTGCAGGTAAAGCTACCACCTACTAAACAGCTGCTTTCTTCCTCTCAGAAATTAAGGGGCAGAACTGGGCTTCAAACATGACTGAACAGACTTAAAGCAAGTACCTGACATCTTCTGATGTCTCGTGGATAACTTGTGCAATTATTCTGTTTAGGAACAGCTCTGTTTACTACTTCTTCTCCAGTCCTATTCCAGCACCAAAATCACTCACAGTAGGTTGCTTATTAGaaatctgtaaaagaaaaagcaaattacaGTATGCAAAAAATATGATTGAGGTGGAGTTAGTCCATTTTATGAAATGTTTGTAGTAAGGGGGTGAAAGGATGTTCAGGATATGTATGGGCTGATAAAGTCCAGTTTCATACAGGAGTTGTACTGGAGGGCTGCTGTGTCATCTCTCAAGCTTATACACAACGGGTGTAGCTCGTGCAAGCTCCAGGCATCATTACATCAGCTCTGAGGCGTGAAGTTTTTACTAGGTTTTCTCCTCATGTTTACATCTGGGTTTCTGTGAGGTCTTTTCATGGCTCATGGCAAAGCTGGGATGATGTCCCCTGTGCTTTCACCAGAAGAGATCACATTTTGCACAAGTATTCAGTGTTCTTTTCATGTCAGTGGTGCACTAGTGCAGTcattttttggttattttaacCTGGTTTGGGGAACCCATTGTTGTGCAGGACAATCTGTTTTCCCCTAATGCCCtacttttccacattttcctgACAGTGGTTTGATGCCTCCCAAGCGGAGTCGAGGGAAGCCGGCTCTTTCTCGGGTGCCCTTCTTGGAGGGTGTGAATGGAGATTCTGATTTCAGTGGCTCAGGTGAGAATTGCTGCCCAGCACCAGCTCTGGACCCACCTCAACCAGGGGGAACACATCTCAAAGCACACCAGGAGCCAGTCCTGCACAAATTACCCAGGCTGGACCTGCCTGGGCACTATTACCTGCTTTGCTACAGATTTAGGTTATTGCATATAACATTCTTCCTGCTTCCACCTTTCCTGGTTGCCTGTGCCCTATGTTCTCCTTGAAGGGCTGCTTTCTGTAGGGCTGATGTGTGTAATGTGCCTTTCACTGTTTCATCCTGTTTTGGGACTAGTTCTCTTTAATGATGCTGTAATACCAACAGGAAATCATAATTAAAGAGGGATCTCTCTGGAGATGACTTCATAGCTGTTCCCTCTTGTGTTGCTTGCAGGGTCTTTGTTGCAAAAGTTGTCTTTGTCAGGCTGTGTTGTACATCTGTAAAATTGTCACATTGCTCTCCCCAAGGCACTGCACCATCCCCTCAGTGCTCACATGACCAGACTGTTGTGTTTCTTAGGGTATGTCAGGGATAGAGTTATTGCAGGTTTATCAGGATTCAGCTTTGAGGCCCTGGTACTCCTGTTGCCTGTGTGTGCGGCTTCATTGCTGGCTCTTGTCGTGGCTCTCTGAGAATCATTATTATCCTGCACCTTGTGTGTCTGCTTTGGAGATGAGCTCACAGAGTGAGGCTGGTACCATGAGAACTGGAATCAGTGGGACAGTTCTGGGCTTTGGAATATAATTTCATTAATGAAAGAATACATCTGGAGTGCAGTAGTGGAAAACCACATCAGGTCTGTCCTGACAGAGTGCTCAGTTGGGTTTGTACTCAGCATTTTCTAGGTTCAGTTTTCAATGCCAGTATTTGTCCATTTTCCCCAGAGCAAGCAGTACTTGCTGTAAAATTTTCATTAATGAAGATTGCTCCTTTTCCAGGACAAGGAAAATCAATGGCTGATTTCATATCTGTGACCAAATCCATCTCTTGTGGGGCCATTTGATTTCAGTTCACTTTGATTACATTTCTGTGCTGAAGAGTTCATGTGAAGCCACATGCATGCACAGACCCATGATTTAGGAGATTGTGGCTTTATCCTAGTGCTGAACCTGACTGTGCTGACAGAGCATAAAGAAGGCTGGAGTTTGGTACATGCTGAGTTTTATCATAAACACCCATTCATACAGATACAACCAACAAGTGATTTTCCTGTCTTGTCATTGTGCTTTAAGTACTACAGTAGTTCTGTTTTAGTTGATTGCTACTGAGACAAAGAGATGACAGTGTGGTTCCTTGTGTTTTCATAACCCTCTTGCTGGTTATGAAAGCTCCTAagctctgtctcctgctgtccctTAGGCAGGCCTCTCCTGATGTCCTTTGATagccaggctgagctggagccCCTGGAGCTCGTGTGGGCCAAATGCCGTGGTTATCCCTCCTACCCTGCCTTGGTAAGTGCCCTGTGGCTCTCCCACAGCCTGACCTTGCAGCTCAGGTAGCCCAGAACACAATTCTGTTGTGCACTATAACCAGACAGAAACGGAAGACTTCCCAAAATAATGTGatatgtgcttttttttctcctttcccttttgcATAGTGAATTTTCCCTGTATTTGTTGTTTCAGAGCTTTGCAGAGGATTCATAAAACATTGGTCTCTCATGTGAGGGGTAGGAGCTCTTTTCACTCTCCTCTCCTCTGAGGAAAGTCATCAGTACTGTAGGGATGAGAAGACCTAAATTTTATAAATGCAGGCACCAGGTTCTGCTGCCTGCACATTTTCCTGTTTGGTGAGCACAGATCTGTAGGTGCCCAGCTGGCCCTGTCATGTCTACATCCTCTTGCAACAACCATATGCTTGATTTAAATATGAGCATATATGCATGTCCCTTGAACGTTATTTCTTACTGTTTATCTGCCTTTGGATATTTATCTATTAATGCCATCAAAAAGGGCAGATTCTGCTGGAGGTGTGACCCTCATCTATGTTCTTACTCCAAGTGGGAGCCCAGAAGAGGGAGCATACTTGGATCTGCTGGCCATCCTGGCCAGCCAAACCAGATTTAGTTCTCCATGTGGCTACAGTCAGAGTTAAACTGTGACATTGAATGGATTTAACCACCGAGACTGCCTccaaaaaaggcttttttatAGCAGACTGTTGTGGTGGCAAAGTGTCTTAATAAATTCCTACAGATGGCCAATGTCAAAGCCAGTCTACTTTTTCAAGTCCTTAGGAGTGGAAGAACAGACTGAGCATTGCAGCCATCCTCTGCCgttttcttctcctcctgtGCTGACAGGAGCACAAACGTGGACATGGACATTTCTGCTTTATAGGGGGAGGTCTGATATATTGTGACTTATCTTCAAAATCACTTTAGTCTCTGTTCCCCTGGCTTGATGGAGCCAGCACTGCTTGTCAACTCTCAAAATATTTGGCCTGGTTCTGATCTAATGCAGTGTAAATCTAAGCAACGCCACTGATGTCAACTGAGTTGTTCCAGAATGGAGCTGTTGTGAAACAGTGTTTTGCCTGTGGAGTACAGCAGGAGCATTACATTTATTTGGACTTTGGCATGAGGGAAGGAAATCCTTTGCTGAACAGAATAATGCTGAGTTTGTACTGAATTACACATTAGTGTAAATGCATTTGCAGCCACACAGAACCACGCACATCCCTTTTTCAAGATGAGGTGCCTGGCTTTGGGACTGACTGGCTTCCCTCTCACAGGAAGCCTCAGGATGAAATTTTTGTAGAAAGAGACACTGAAAACAAGCAATTTTGCTTACCCACCCAAAGCAGACATAATTTGTATAGCTTGCATACactgaaagaacagaaaaataatgcattCTGTTCATTGCTGGGAAGTTTTGTGCTAAATGTcctccctctgtgtccccagatTATCGACCCCAAGATGCCACGCGAGGGTTTGCTGCACAAcggagtccccatccctgtgccccccaTGGATGTCCTGaagctgggggagcagaggcagaCAGAGGCAGGAGAAAAGCTCTTCCTTGTCCTTTTCTTTGACAACAAGAGAACCTGGTGAGTGTGTGCAGACAGCTCCATGATGAGTGTGAGCAAGATTTAACATAATCTTTGGGATGTGGGAGCATACAGGGATTATGATGTAAATTGGGGTATTTAAACATGCAGCAGGCAAAAGGAGTCTAAATAAGGAAGACAGCCTGTTTTTCCTGGCTGAAGAGCACAACATCTGACAGCTCCACCTCCACAGTGAGCAGTTCAGCATCCTTCACCCAGAGCTCACATCACCACAAAAATACTGAGGCACATGAAGAGAATTGACAGCAAATTACAGAGAACATTTGACTTCAGAACATCAGCAGTCTGTTCCTATGCTGCACAGAAGACTTTCTAAAAATTTCCAGGCTAACTTTTTCAAAATGCAGGGTTTATTTCATATTTAGACTTGGCTGATTTTTCAGAGGTGCTGAGTACTAGCAGTTTTCAAATcaagttttttatttaaaatggttcaaagcaagaaaaatatctgaaggccttttgttgttgtgtttCAGACAGGATGAATCTGCTGATTTTAGGATTAGTTGCTGACCATGCTCACATGGTAACAGTCAACCAGCCAGatataataaaacataaatcaGTGAAGAGCCTTAAAACTACCAATAAGTCTTCAAAGTCTCTGTGTGAAACAACGGGAAATCTGTAAAATTTGAGATTTATGCTGGAAAAGGTGACAGCTGCATGCTGAGCCTACTGGATTATTGAACCAGCAAATACCACATGGGAACATGAACAGTGACACAGGAGGCAGAACCTGTGTGCAGCTGGGTCACAGAAACACGGTTTATCTTGTGGACGAAGTGGGTGCTGGATTGTTTGCATGCTGTGGGAACAGAAGACCTGGGCTTGCCTTTTCTTCTGCTGCCtctgtaaaatgtaaaaaaaaggagtttaaaAAGAAGCCTTGTGGTGTTTGAAGGGCCCTTCTTCTGAGGAAGGCTTGTGCTGGCATTCCAGGAAGAGCAGGGAAGCTCCAAGAGGTCAGGGAAAGGCTGGAGGAAGGAGGtgaacactgccagggctggagggaaAATAGAGCAGAACCAAACACACAGAGGGTAAAGCTGCAGGGGGAAATTTCCCCTGACATTTGGGGATTCTGCAGGGTTTTATGGGGTCTGAAGAGATGGGGACAAGGTACAACAAAGGGAGAAGTATTTGCCATCTGCTTGGGAAGCTGGGAAGGGGATCAGGTTTACATCACTTGGTGAGGGTGCCTGTGTCCTCTGGGTGAAAGAGGTGTCAGGAGACAAACTCCTGAGGCTTTTTATTAGCACACTGCATTGTTCCCCTGTTCCTGATTACAGGAACCACTTGATAAAGAGCATGTTCTGCAAAGAGAGACTAATGATTTGTAGCAGAAAATCAATGGCAGCATGTTTTCTGTTGCTGTAGTCATCAGTTTTCAAAATCTTAAATCTAAGGTTGTAATTGAAGCTATTTTCCCAATAAAAGTAAACATCTCCTAAGCTTTGTCCTGCTCTTGTTGAATACAAGCTTTGCTGCATGTTTACACTCTTCAGAGGCCACTCAGAGTCTTGTTTACAGTTTGTGGGAAGCTGAGGTGCCTCAGGAAAGTACTAAAAACCCCTCTTGGAGTCAGATCTAATTTTGATTGACTTCAGTGATGCTGCAGAAGGGTGGAAAAGATTGAAATTATCATCTTTGTGTGAAGagaagctgagctgctctggatTGCCCTTACTGGCTGAGTGGGAGGtgagctgtgccagcagtggTTGAGGTGGAGCTTCAG from Poecile atricapillus isolate bPoeAtr1 chromosome 23, bPoeAtr1.hap1, whole genome shotgun sequence includes the following:
- the BRPF3 gene encoding bromodomain and PHD finger-containing protein 3 isoform X5, encoding MGIVAPEGLTPELGVWTTGMRKPRRRCRQHLEGRRSPSPYSLKCSPTRETLTYAQAQRIVEVDIDGRLHRISIYDPLKLITEDELTAQDMTECNSNKENSEQPLFTSKSKKTLSKGKKKESCSKHAPGMSLHLPQPKFRVVESFSQPDAHPLPAAYYRYIEKPPEDLDVEVEYDMDEEDLAWLEMVNEKRRADGYGTVSADTFELLVDRLEKESYLESRNNGAQQSLIDEDAFCCVCMDDECHNSNVILFCDICNLAVHQECYGVPYIPEGQWLCRCCLQSPSRPVDCVLCPNKGGAFKQTSDGRWAHVVCAIWIPEVCFANTVFLEPIEGINNIPPARWKLTCCICKQKGMGAAIQCHKVNCYTAFHVTCAQRAGLFMKIEPMRETSINGTTFTVRKTAYCESHSPPGTVRRGSPAAGGDEQAVTVKEEGVEEPHFGPPKGSVKKNQVKLKQKIKKEPGDVTKGRSSVPVVTVAQIPSYRLNKICSGLSLQRKNQFMQRLHNYWLLKRQARNGVPLIRRLHSHLQSQRNTEQKEQDEKTSAVKEELKYWQKLRHDLERARLLIELIRKREKLKREQVKVQQAAMELQLTPFNVLLRTTLDLLQEKDAAQIFTEPVNLNEVPDYLEFISNPMDFSTMRRKLESHLYRTLDEFEEDFNLIVANCMRYNAKDTIFHRAAVRLRDLGGAILRHARRQADSIGFDTGVGIHLPESPKPHDFYRFSWEDVDNILVPENRAHLSLEAQLKELLEKLDTVSTMRSSGARTRRIRLLRREINSIRHKLAQQQSKALPNGDTVPREGLETTSREGDEEGEKGDGAKLPHPPTLEPTGPAPNLSELDSLQDPPTLKPISESRSLNQLQRRMVSDRELFDKKALQHESQAFQRLLSNNSLNGLALPPADSPASPALSSVGRRTSVLFKKAKNGMKLQRGLECSPENGEEHRQGGQGSPSCPDGERQARKRPQSRTCSDSSGEKSPRQAAQRGVTNGFAKHAGSGSDSECSSALGSGLVFEACSGLMPPKRSRGKPALSRVPFLEGVNGDSDFSGSDYRPQDATRGFAAQRSPHPCAPHGCPEAGGAEADRGRRKALPCPFL